A part of Acropora palmata chromosome 8, jaAcrPala1.3, whole genome shotgun sequence genomic DNA contains:
- the LOC141890536 gene encoding proton-coupled folate transporter-like isoform X2, translating to MKVKQSAILITKTVLITACFLGVWSDKRGRKGPLILASIGSSVSSLIILIAIHWKLDIFVFMIASGIAGLSGYYPTVTLAILAYVADTSKPQSRALKLGILEAITFICGTIVQFISGMWIKSHGYESVYLVILTAHLLNLLYIVIFLPESLPSELTTQNTPICSYDGIKPIFTVYLQKRVGRWVLLSLLVCAVLVYLTSFILQTLLVLYGKKAPLCWEESLIGYFSGTLLLSKAVGAVVGIALCSRLGISNFGATQLGTIFLIGSLVMIGFSRSTLEMFLGTILSFFSGVSQPCIRAEMSKLVNKEEQGALFAILASLESLCNFSSQLIFIPLYTWTVTKLKGEYVGGITFFINASLLLIPVVLIGIIQCHKPQSKRKEFSPLLDNENPVS from the exons atgaaagtgaaacaaTCTGCAATCCTAATTACCAAAACAGTTCTGATTACAG CTTGTTTCCTTGGTGTCTGGTCTGATAAGAGAGGACGCAAAGGACCTTTAATTTTAGCATCCATTGGTAGTTCTGTGTCCTCTTTGATAATATTGATTGCAATTCACTGGAAACTTGatatctttgtttttatgatTG CAAGTGGTATTGCAGGCTTGAGTGGGTACTACCCAACTGTAACACTGGCTATTCTAGCGTATGTAGCTGACACATCCAAACCTCAGTCAAGGGCATTGAAGCTAGGCATTCTAGAAGCTATCACCTTTATCTGTGGAACAATAGTCCAATTCATTAGTGGCATGTGGATTAAAAGCCATGGTTATGAGTCTGTTTATTTGGTGATATTGACTGCACATCTCCTCAATCTACTTTACAttgtcatttttcttcctGAATCATTGCCATCGGAACTAACTACACAAAACACTCCAATCTGTTCTTATGATGGCATCAAACCCATTTTTACAGTGTATTTGCAGAAGAGAGTTGGACGTTGGGTTCTCTTAAGCCTTTTGGTCTGTGCTGTTCTTGTGTACTTAACTTCATTTATCCTTCAAACTTTGCTAGTTCTCTATGGCAAAAAGGCCCCACTGTGTTGGGAGGAATCTCTTATAGGGTATTTTTCAGGAACATTGCTACTATCAAAAGCTGTTGGAGCTGTTGTGGGAATTGCCTTATGCTCTCGGCTAGGAATATCCAATTTTGGTGCCACACAGCTTGGAACAATCTTCCTCATCGGTTCATTGGTAATGATTGGATTTTCAAGAAGTACACTGGAAATGTTCCTGG gtaCAATCCTCAGTTTCTTTAGTGGGGTATCACAACCCTGCATTCGAGCAGAAATGTCAAAGCTAGTGAATAAAGAGGAGCAAG GTGCTCTCTTTGCTATTTTAGCCTCTCTAGAAAGCTTGTGTAATTTCAGTAGTCAGTTGATTTTCATCCCTTTGTACACATGGACAGTAACTAAACTCAAAGGAGAATATGTTGGTGGCATTACATTCTTCATCAATGCTAGTCTTTTGCTAATACCTGTGGTTCTTATTGG aATCATCCAATGTCACAAACCACAGTCAAAGCGCAAGGAATTTTCTCCACTGCTTGATAACGAAAATCCAGTTTCCTGA
- the LOC141890536 gene encoding proton-coupled folate transporter-like isoform X1: MEDNPRKVRCICNSESNSWITNPQRPLTVEIIIFLYASGILLEIPVIQQYLYYKAREELKVAEINESETICNPNYQNSSDYSIDQKVSKKASQYILLFNVALTVPAMLTACFLGVWSDKRGRKGPLILASIGSSVSSLIILIAIHWKLDIFVFMIASGIAGLSGYYPTVTLAILAYVADTSKPQSRALKLGILEAITFICGTIVQFISGMWIKSHGYESVYLVILTAHLLNLLYIVIFLPESLPSELTTQNTPICSYDGIKPIFTVYLQKRVGRWVLLSLLVCAVLVYLTSFILQTLLVLYGKKAPLCWEESLIGYFSGTLLLSKAVGAVVGIALCSRLGISNFGATQLGTIFLIGSLVMIGFSRSTLEMFLGTILSFFSGVSQPCIRAEMSKLVNKEEQGALFAILASLESLCNFSSQLIFIPLYTWTVTKLKGEYVGGITFFINASLLLIPVVLIGIIQCHKPQSKRKEFSPLLDNENPVS; the protein is encoded by the exons ATGGAGGACAACCCGAGGAAAGTGAGGTGTATTTGTAATAGTGAATCAAACTCTTGGATAACCAATCCTCAGAGACCTTTAACTGTAGAAATCATCATATTTCTTTATGCAAGTGGCATTCTTTTAGAGATCCCCGTTATCCAGCAGTATCTTTATTACAAAGCCAGAGAAGAACTCAAAGTGGCAGAgataaatgaaagtgaaacaaTCTGCAATCCTAATTACCAAAACAGTTCTGATTACAG TATTGATCAGAAAGTAAGCAAGAAAGCTTCCCAATATATCTTGTTGTTCAACGTAGCTCTGACTGTTCCTGCTATGCTTACAGCTTGTTTCCTTGGTGTCTGGTCTGATAAGAGAGGACGCAAAGGACCTTTAATTTTAGCATCCATTGGTAGTTCTGTGTCCTCTTTGATAATATTGATTGCAATTCACTGGAAACTTGatatctttgtttttatgatTG CAAGTGGTATTGCAGGCTTGAGTGGGTACTACCCAACTGTAACACTGGCTATTCTAGCGTATGTAGCTGACACATCCAAACCTCAGTCAAGGGCATTGAAGCTAGGCATTCTAGAAGCTATCACCTTTATCTGTGGAACAATAGTCCAATTCATTAGTGGCATGTGGATTAAAAGCCATGGTTATGAGTCTGTTTATTTGGTGATATTGACTGCACATCTCCTCAATCTACTTTACAttgtcatttttcttcctGAATCATTGCCATCGGAACTAACTACACAAAACACTCCAATCTGTTCTTATGATGGCATCAAACCCATTTTTACAGTGTATTTGCAGAAGAGAGTTGGACGTTGGGTTCTCTTAAGCCTTTTGGTCTGTGCTGTTCTTGTGTACTTAACTTCATTTATCCTTCAAACTTTGCTAGTTCTCTATGGCAAAAAGGCCCCACTGTGTTGGGAGGAATCTCTTATAGGGTATTTTTCAGGAACATTGCTACTATCAAAAGCTGTTGGAGCTGTTGTGGGAATTGCCTTATGCTCTCGGCTAGGAATATCCAATTTTGGTGCCACACAGCTTGGAACAATCTTCCTCATCGGTTCATTGGTAATGATTGGATTTTCAAGAAGTACACTGGAAATGTTCCTGG gtaCAATCCTCAGTTTCTTTAGTGGGGTATCACAACCCTGCATTCGAGCAGAAATGTCAAAGCTAGTGAATAAAGAGGAGCAAG GTGCTCTCTTTGCTATTTTAGCCTCTCTAGAAAGCTTGTGTAATTTCAGTAGTCAGTTGATTTTCATCCCTTTGTACACATGGACAGTAACTAAACTCAAAGGAGAATATGTTGGTGGCATTACATTCTTCATCAATGCTAGTCTTTTGCTAATACCTGTGGTTCTTATTGG aATCATCCAATGTCACAAACCACAGTCAAAGCGCAAGGAATTTTCTCCACTGCTTGATAACGAAAATCCAGTTTCCTGA